Proteins found in one Canis aureus isolate CA01 chromosome 19, VMU_Caureus_v.1.0, whole genome shotgun sequence genomic segment:
- the CIST1 gene encoding LOW QUALITY PROTEIN: putative LOC729966 homolog (The sequence of the model RefSeq protein was modified relative to this genomic sequence to represent the inferred CDS: deleted 1 base in 1 codon), giving the protein MAGSQLPPPLLLLALVLLLGNFSSQTPPEQTQWSGAPSSGEDSMISHRSSSSEANPTIQPSSSSTSPGLAPTFPQPETVTPPSSGSPSSELTTTSHSANSTTLTLHWSSSSPSPRTEPPSMPSNTTDGTSVATGPGSCEPKLIFCPSPTRVISMGLRRRGAWMEQAHLGGASLARIKPLLFLCGLLSHGLL; this is encoded by the exons ATGGCAGGCTCCCAGCTGCCCCCGCCACTTCTGCTGCTGGctctggtgctgctgctggggaATTTCTCTTCACAGACACCTCCAGAG CAGACTCAATGGAGCGGCGCCCCTAGTTCAGGGGAAGACTCCATGATCTCCCATAGGTCTTCAAGTTCAGAGGCAAACCCCACCATccagcccagctccagctccacaAGTCCAGGGTTGGCGCCCACCTTCCCACAACCAGAAACAGTCACC CCTCCCAGTTCTGGCTCCCCCAGTTCAGAGCTCACCACTACCTCCCACTCCGCAAATTCCACCACCTTGACCCTGCATTGGAGCTCCTCTTCTCCCAGCCCCAGAACAGAGCCCCCCTCCATGCCCTCCAACACCACTGATGGGACCTCTGTGGCCACTGGCCCTG GGAGCTGCGAGCCAAAGCTCATCTTTTGCCCATCACCCACCAGAGTGATCTCCATGGGGCTGAGAAGGAGGGGCGCTTGGATGGAGCAGGCGCACCTGGGAGGGGCTAGCCTTGCCAGAATAAAGCCCTTACTGTTCCTCTGTGGCCTCCTGAGTCATGGACTCCTGTGA